The following are encoded in a window of Bradyrhizobium guangdongense genomic DNA:
- a CDS encoding MFS transporter, whose translation MATLGLDSTQLTVSEHQRQLRRAVIASTIGTAIEWYDFFLYSTVTGLVFAKLFFPNSDPWVGTLEAFAIYAVGFVARPIGAAIFGHYGDRIGRKSTLIATLLLMGLATAAVAVVPTYASIGIWGAVILTVLRFVQGVGVGGEWGGSVLMSMEWARNDQSRGLIASWPQFGVPCGLFLANLAVLAFSQMAGDQFLAWGWRIPFALSIILVAVGLYIRLGILETPVFSKLVAERQVDRTPMLTVIRDYPKEILLSAFARMSEQAPFYIFTAFVFSYGIGTLHVSRDFLLTAVLSASVLSFISIPLCGHISDQIGRKNMYMLGAAATGIFGFIYFAMLNTGSLTIIFAAIILSLIPHDMQYGPQAALIAESFTGRLRYSGSSLGYQLASVIAGGPAPLIATWLFGTFHSATAIAVYIAICAVMTLVATAMMTDYTGKDINTVGAHERRI comes from the coding sequence ATGGCAACACTTGGCCTCGACTCCACCCAGCTCACTGTATCCGAGCACCAGCGGCAGCTTCGTCGCGCCGTGATCGCCTCCACGATCGGGACAGCGATCGAATGGTATGACTTCTTTCTCTATAGCACCGTCACGGGTCTGGTGTTCGCGAAGCTGTTCTTTCCGAACTCCGATCCCTGGGTTGGCACTCTGGAGGCGTTTGCAATCTACGCGGTCGGCTTCGTCGCGCGCCCGATTGGCGCGGCGATCTTCGGCCATTATGGCGACCGCATCGGACGTAAATCCACACTGATCGCGACGCTGCTCTTGATGGGGCTGGCGACCGCCGCGGTGGCTGTGGTGCCGACCTATGCGAGCATCGGCATCTGGGGCGCCGTGATTCTCACAGTGCTGCGATTCGTTCAGGGCGTCGGCGTCGGCGGCGAGTGGGGCGGTTCGGTGCTGATGTCGATGGAATGGGCTCGCAACGACCAATCCCGAGGACTGATCGCATCGTGGCCGCAATTCGGCGTGCCCTGCGGGCTGTTCCTCGCCAATCTCGCCGTGCTGGCGTTCAGCCAGATGGCGGGCGATCAGTTCCTGGCGTGGGGCTGGCGCATTCCGTTCGCGCTCAGCATCATCCTGGTCGCTGTCGGCCTCTACATCCGGCTTGGCATTCTTGAAACGCCGGTGTTCTCGAAGCTTGTGGCTGAGCGTCAGGTCGACCGCACTCCGATGCTGACGGTGATCCGGGACTATCCGAAGGAGATCCTGCTGTCCGCCTTCGCGCGCATGTCGGAGCAGGCACCGTTCTACATCTTCACCGCCTTCGTCTTCTCCTATGGCATCGGCACCCTGCACGTCTCGCGCGACTTCCTGCTCACCGCGGTGCTGTCGGCTTCGGTGCTGTCGTTTATCTCGATCCCGCTCTGCGGCCACATTTCAGACCAGATCGGCCGCAAGAACATGTACATGCTCGGCGCTGCGGCGACGGGCATCTTCGGCTTCATCTATTTCGCGATGCTCAATACGGGATCGCTGACCATCATCTTCGCGGCGATCATCCTGTCGCTGATTCCGCACGACATGCAGTATGGGCCGCAAGCCGCCTTGATCGCCGAGAGCTTCACCGGACGCTTGCGCTACAGCGGCTCCTCGCTCGGATATCAGCTCGCATCCGTGATTGCCGGAGGTCCGGCGCCGTTGATCGCAACCTGGCTGTTCGGCACATTCCACTCTGCGACCGCCATTGCGGTCTACATCGCGATTTGCGCAGTCATGACGCTGGTCGCCACCGCAATGATGACCGACTACACCGGCAAGGACATCAACACGGTTGGCGCGCACGAGCGGCGGATCTGA
- a CDS encoding fumarylacetoacetate hydrolase family protein, whose product MNAASYVIPLPPQASLPVVGESGRYPVRRIWCVGRNYLEHIREMGNDERAPPFFFAKHADMLVPDGATIPYPPLTKDLHHEVELIVAMKSGGLNIPAEKALDHVYGYAVGIDLTRRDLQIASRKKERPWEIGKSFDGSAPCSAIQPASKIGHPSRGKIWLTVNGKEAQKGDLTELIWNVPEIIWQLSQQVKLAAGDIIMTGTPAGVSQLQPGDKLECGVDGVGTLKVSIGQPE is encoded by the coding sequence ATGAACGCCGCCTCCTACGTCATCCCGCTTCCGCCCCAGGCTTCCCTTCCCGTCGTTGGAGAAAGCGGCCGCTATCCCGTACGCCGCATCTGGTGCGTCGGCCGCAACTATCTCGAGCACATCCGCGAGATGGGCAACGACGAGCGCGCTCCGCCGTTCTTCTTCGCCAAGCATGCCGACATGCTGGTGCCCGATGGCGCCACCATTCCCTATCCGCCGCTGACCAAGGACCTGCATCACGAGGTCGAACTGATCGTCGCGATGAAGAGCGGCGGGCTCAACATTCCCGCCGAGAAGGCGCTCGATCATGTCTACGGCTACGCCGTCGGCATCGACCTCACCCGTCGCGATCTTCAGATCGCCTCGCGCAAGAAGGAGCGCCCATGGGAGATCGGCAAGTCGTTCGACGGCTCTGCCCCCTGCTCCGCAATTCAACCGGCCTCGAAGATCGGCCATCCCTCAAGGGGCAAGATCTGGCTCACGGTCAACGGCAAGGAAGCCCAGAAGGGTGACCTTACCGAGCTGATCTGGAACGTGCCGGAGATCATCTGGCAGCTCTCGCAGCAGGTGAAGCTTGCCGCCGGCGACATTATCATGACCGGCACGCCGGCCGGTGTGTCGCAGCTCCAACCGGGCGACAAGCTCGAATGCGGCGTCGACGGCGTCGGCACGTTGAAGGTATCGATCGGCCAGCCGGAGTAA
- a CDS encoding ABC transporter ATP-binding protein yields MAQFPKKITDDPYAAAVLIRRLVMEQGVVYWRRYLVAFALMAAAAGATAGATYVLGQVINQAYVDKNIPGIAMFSAITVVLLFIKGVATYGHMVILTKISNAILATNQRRLFAKLMRESVGFFSERHSSEFLARLTAGAKSITDVLNMLVNAIGRDLLMLLAMIGVMVWQDPLMSFIGLVAVPPAMLVLRKLVKRIKGLAYNQFTGTADIMETMQESLQGIRTVKAFTLEDTMQKRIDENIAIVERNANKMARVANRSNPLMEMLGGFAVAGCLMYGGYAVVALNATPGAFFSFMTAFLMATEPAKRLARLNIDLNSQLVGARMLLEIIDSPASEHSDDDKPALKLSDARIELRDVSFAYRSGETVLNRMSFTAEPGKVTALVGPSGGGKSTVLALLLRFYEVTQGGIVIDGQSIGAVSRKSLRAQTAYVGQDVYLFRDTIRSNIAFGRPGATEDEIIDAAKAACAHDFIMSFPLGYDTPVGEHGTQLSGGQRQRIAVARALIKNAPIILLDEATAALDSESERQVQEAIEHLCQNRTTIVIAHRLHTIMHADSILVVEGGEIVERGRHEELLRRGGRYASFFRLQHHDAGALAPISATA; encoded by the coding sequence ATGGCCCAGTTTCCAAAGAAAATCACCGACGATCCCTATGCGGCAGCGGTCCTGATTCGCCGCTTGGTCATGGAACAGGGAGTCGTCTACTGGCGGCGTTACCTCGTTGCCTTCGCGCTGATGGCGGCCGCCGCAGGCGCCACCGCCGGCGCGACCTACGTGCTCGGCCAGGTCATCAACCAGGCCTATGTCGACAAGAACATCCCGGGCATCGCGATGTTCTCAGCCATCACGGTGGTGCTGCTCTTCATCAAGGGCGTGGCGACCTACGGGCACATGGTGATCCTGACCAAGATCAGCAACGCCATCCTCGCCACCAACCAGCGCCGGCTGTTCGCCAAGCTGATGCGCGAGAGCGTCGGTTTCTTCTCCGAGCGGCATTCATCCGAATTCCTGGCGCGGCTCACGGCGGGCGCCAAATCGATCACCGACGTCCTCAACATGCTGGTCAACGCCATCGGGCGCGACCTCTTGATGCTGCTGGCCATGATCGGTGTAATGGTGTGGCAGGACCCGTTGATGTCATTCATTGGCCTCGTCGCGGTGCCGCCGGCGATGCTGGTGCTGCGCAAGCTGGTCAAGCGCATCAAGGGGCTCGCCTACAACCAGTTCACCGGCACTGCCGACATCATGGAGACGATGCAGGAATCGCTGCAAGGCATCCGCACGGTGAAGGCGTTCACGCTCGAAGACACCATGCAGAAGCGCATCGACGAGAACATCGCCATCGTCGAGCGCAACGCCAACAAGATGGCCCGGGTCGCCAACCGCTCCAATCCGCTGATGGAAATGCTCGGCGGCTTCGCGGTCGCCGGCTGCCTGATGTACGGCGGCTACGCTGTGGTCGCACTCAACGCCACGCCCGGCGCGTTCTTCTCCTTCATGACCGCGTTCCTGATGGCGACCGAGCCGGCCAAGCGGCTGGCGCGGCTCAACATCGATCTCAACAGCCAGTTGGTCGGCGCCCGCATGCTGCTCGAAATCATCGACAGCCCGGCGAGCGAGCATTCCGATGACGACAAGCCGGCGCTGAAACTCTCCGACGCGCGGATCGAGCTGCGCGATGTCAGCTTCGCATATCGTTCGGGCGAAACCGTGCTCAACCGCATGAGCTTCACAGCCGAGCCCGGCAAGGTCACCGCGCTGGTCGGCCCCTCCGGCGGCGGCAAGTCGACCGTGCTGGCACTGCTGCTGCGCTTCTACGAGGTCACGCAGGGGGGCATCGTGATCGACGGCCAGTCGATCGGCGCGGTCTCCCGCAAGTCGCTGCGCGCTCAGACCGCCTATGTCGGCCAGGACGTCTATCTGTTCCGCGACACCATCCGGAGCAACATCGCCTTCGGCAGGCCCGGCGCGACCGAGGACGAGATCATCGACGCCGCGAAGGCGGCCTGCGCGCATGATTTCATCATGAGCTTCCCGCTCGGCTACGATACGCCAGTCGGCGAGCACGGCACGCAACTCTCGGGCGGTCAGCGCCAGCGCATCGCGGTGGCGCGCGCGCTGATCAAGAACGCGCCGATCATCCTGTTGGACGAGGCCACCGCGGCGCTCGATTCCGAGTCCGAGCGGCAGGTGCAGGAAGCGATCGAGCATCTGTGCCAGAACCGGACCACCATCGTAATTGCGCACCGGTTGCACACCATCATGCACGCCGACAGCATTCTGGTGGTCGAGGGCGGCGAGATCGTCGAGCGGGGCCGGCACGAGGAATTGCTCCGTCGCGGCGGCCGCTATGCTTCCTTCTTCCGCCTGCAACATCACGACGCTGGCGCTCTGGCGCCGATCAGCGCGACCGCATAG
- the galE gene encoding UDP-glucose 4-epimerase GalE: MTVLVTGGAGYIGSHTVLALAEAGEDVVVIDDLSTGFSAYLPEGVPLFIGDAGDENLLAGVIAQHDIESIIHFAGSVVVPDSMRDPLGYYRNNFMTARNLLNVAVKRGISRFIFSSTAAVYGNPDQVPVPEHAPTRPLSPYGSSKLMTEIMLHDVAAAYGMQYVTLRYFNVAGADPQARIGLATVGATHLLKIAVEAATGQRAKIDVFGTDYPTPDGSCIRDFIHVTDLSQAHRSALAYLRNGGASTTLNCGYGRGYSVLETIDAVRRVSGRSFAVQYAPRRPGDIMTMVADTSRIRGLLDWKPQYEDLETIAAHALAWEDKLFRERHGELRHAVSA; the protein is encoded by the coding sequence ATGACAGTGCTAGTCACCGGCGGCGCCGGCTATATCGGAAGTCACACGGTCCTGGCGCTGGCGGAAGCCGGCGAGGACGTCGTCGTGATTGACGATCTCTCCACCGGCTTCTCCGCCTATCTGCCCGAGGGCGTGCCGCTGTTCATTGGCGATGCGGGCGATGAGAATTTGCTCGCGGGCGTGATCGCTCAGCACGACATCGAGAGCATCATCCATTTCGCGGGCTCCGTCGTGGTGCCGGATTCGATGCGCGACCCGCTCGGCTACTATCGCAACAATTTCATGACCGCGCGCAACCTACTCAACGTCGCGGTGAAGCGCGGCATCAGCCGCTTCATCTTCTCCTCGACCGCCGCCGTCTACGGCAATCCGGACCAGGTGCCGGTGCCCGAGCACGCGCCGACACGGCCGCTCTCTCCTTACGGCTCATCCAAGCTGATGACCGAAATCATGCTGCACGACGTTGCCGCCGCCTACGGCATGCAGTACGTGACCCTGCGCTATTTCAACGTCGCTGGGGCCGATCCGCAGGCGCGCATCGGGCTTGCCACCGTCGGCGCCACCCATCTGCTCAAGATCGCGGTGGAAGCGGCGACCGGCCAGCGCGCCAAGATCGACGTGTTCGGCACCGACTATCCGACCCCGGACGGAAGCTGCATTCGCGACTTCATTCACGTCACGGACCTCTCGCAGGCGCATCGCTCGGCGCTGGCTTACCTGCGCAACGGCGGCGCTTCGACCACGCTGAATTGCGGCTATGGCCGCGGCTATTCGGTGCTTGAGACCATCGACGCCGTGCGCCGGGTGTCGGGCCGCAGCTTCGCCGTGCAATACGCCCCGCGCCGGCCGGGCGACATCATGACCATGGTCGCCGACACCAGCCGCATCCGCGGTCTGCTCGACTGGAAGCCGCAATACGAGGACCTCGAGACCATCGCGGCGCACGCGCTGGCCTGGGAGGACAAGCTGTTCCGCGAGCGCCATGGCGAACTCCGCCACGCCGTCTCCGCTTAA
- a CDS encoding glycosyltransferase family 4 protein translates to MANSPGDLQVIVPNLHRRYSGVTATNRMVAPRLAKLYRAGWFGSDAPQGIARLGATDVLKLWRRKRPLIWHARRNNEMIAGVVLRAFGWPLKLVFTSAAQRHHSWITRWLIRRMDAIIATSDISASFLKVKATVIPHGVDTDAYAPPIDRAAAFAESGLPGRYAIGCFGRVRAQKGTDVFVDAMCRLLPRYPDFTAVIVGQVTAEQTPFANDLKKRIEAAGLQSRIVITGELPIEQVRRWYQRLTIYAFTSRNEGFGLTLIEAMASGSALVAARAGAAELVVEDGVSGVLVPAGDADALATALEPLMRDVAAATAMGERGRARVLDRFSLDAEAARIGEVYRPLF, encoded by the coding sequence GTGGCGAATTCCCCCGGCGATCTGCAAGTGATCGTGCCAAATCTGCACAGGCGCTATTCCGGGGTCACCGCGACCAACCGGATGGTGGCGCCGCGGCTGGCAAAGCTGTACCGCGCAGGCTGGTTCGGCTCGGACGCGCCGCAGGGGATCGCGCGGCTCGGCGCCACCGACGTCCTGAAGCTCTGGCGCCGCAAGCGGCCGCTGATCTGGCATGCGCGCCGCAACAACGAGATGATCGCAGGCGTCGTGCTGCGCGCATTCGGCTGGCCGTTGAAACTGGTGTTCACCTCGGCGGCGCAGCGGCATCACAGCTGGATCACGCGCTGGCTGATCCGGCGCATGGACGCGATCATCGCGACATCGGACATCTCCGCATCATTCCTGAAAGTGAAAGCGACGGTGATTCCGCACGGCGTCGACACCGACGCCTATGCACCGCCGATCGATCGCGCAGCAGCCTTCGCCGAAAGCGGTCTGCCGGGCCGTTATGCGATCGGCTGTTTCGGCCGCGTGCGGGCGCAGAAGGGCACCGATGTGTTCGTCGACGCGATGTGCCGGCTGCTGCCACGCTATCCTGACTTCACGGCCGTGATCGTCGGCCAAGTCACGGCCGAACAGACGCCGTTTGCCAATGACCTGAAGAAACGCATCGAAGCTGCGGGTCTGCAATCGCGCATCGTCATCACCGGCGAGCTGCCGATCGAGCAGGTGCGGCGCTGGTATCAACGGCTGACGATCTACGCCTTCACCTCGCGCAACGAAGGTTTCGGCCTGACGCTGATCGAAGCGATGGCATCCGGCAGCGCGCTGGTTGCTGCACGCGCCGGCGCCGCCGAGCTCGTGGTCGAGGATGGCGTGAGCGGGGTGCTGGTCCCGGCTGGTGATGCCGATGCCTTGGCGACAGCACTCGAGCCACTGATGCGCGATGTCGCTGCCGCGACCGCGATGGGAGAGCGGGGACGGGCGCGGGTGCTGGACAGGTTCAGTCTCGATGCCGAAGCGGCGCGGATCGGCGAGGTCTATCGGCCGCTGTTCTAA